A single genomic interval of Carassius auratus strain Wakin chromosome 30, ASM336829v1, whole genome shotgun sequence harbors:
- the rufy3 gene encoding protein RUFY3 isoform X4, producing MSDLMPQSEAPTPTTDKITQAARETIYLCNFRVSVDGEWLCLRELNDISLTPDPEPSHEDPKDPIAIERLNLMNMAKLSIKGLIESALNLGRTLDSDYAPLQQFFVVMEHCLKHGLKSKKTFLGQNKSFWGPLELVEKLTPEAGEITASVKDLPGLKTPLGRGRAWLRLALMQKKLSDYMKTIINRKDLLSEFYEPNALMMEEEGAVIAGLLVGLNVIDANLCMKGEDLDSQVGVIDFSMYLKDSTHSSKSTEGDGQITAILDQKNYVEELNRHLSASVNNLQAKVDALEKSNTKLTEELAVANNRIITLQEDLERVKEESSYFVESSRKASGADGTANGQVLGETRKQLKEETQLRLDVEKELEVQIGMKQEIELSMKMLEKDICEKHDALVELRQQLDEMRTLNHELSIKSQGSEAGAKQKNDIISRLEEKTNQMGSIIKQLESRCKKAERERDLADEANRLFKQEFGDKIESLQEEVEQLRRQRWLLEQELRKWRENPGGHIPEALLGKTPPQRDMRQHVEDIRRELESVKKENDTLRCAFEEKSSPSSSLTLSHEDKQDQSLCKVTDPIICPMCENQDSLTTPKRQCKNCSGVFCENCMANELPLPSSINPELVCDVCYSQLLQQYSSSPS from the exons ATGTCTGATCTGATGCCCCAGAGCGAGGCCCCCACTCCCACTACTGACAAGATCACACAGGCAGCCAGAGAGACCATCTACCTATGCAACTTCCGCGTTTCGGTGGATGGCGAATGGCTGTGCCTGCGCGAGCTCAACGACATCTCGCTAACGCCAGATCCCGAGCCATCTCATGAAG ATCCCAAGGACCCCATTGCCATAGAGAGGCTTAACCTGATGAACATGGCCAAGCTGAGCATCAAGGGCTTGATTGAGTCTGCACTGAACCTGGGCCGCACACTGGACTCTGACTATGCCCCACTGCAGCAGTTTTTTGTCGTCATGGAGCACTGTCTGAAACACGGACTTAAAA gtaagaAGACGTTCCTTGGCCAGAATAAGTCTTTTTGGGGTCCTCTGGAACTTGTAGAAAAGTTGACTCCAGAAGCTGGTGAGATCACAGCCAGCGTCAAAGACCTTCCTGGGCTCaa AACCCCATTAGGAAGAGGCAGAGCATGGCTTCGTCTGGCCTTAATGCAGAAAAAGCTCTCAGACTACATGAAGACCATCATCAACCGAAAGGACCTACTAAG TGAATTCTATGAGCCCAATGCTCTTATGATGGAGGAGGAAGGAGCTGTGATCGCTGGGCTGTTGGTGGGCCTGAATGTCATTGATGCTAACTTGTGTATGAAAGGGGAAGATTTAGACTCACAG GTTGGAGTCATAGATTTTTCCATGTATCTAAAAGATAGCACGCACAGCAGCAAAAGCACAGAAGG TGATGGACAGATCACAGCTATTCTTGACCAGAAGAATTACGTTGAGGAACTGAACAGACATTTAAG TGCGTCAGTGAATAACTTGCAAGCCAAAGTGGATGCACTGGAAAAATCCAACACAAAACTTACAGAGGAG CTTGCTGTGGCAAACAACAGGATCATCACTCTGCAGGAGGATCTGGAAAGGGTGAAGGAGGAAAGCTCTTACTTTGTGGAGTCTAGTCGCAAG GCATCAGGGGCAGATGGTACCGCAAACGGTCAAGTGCTTGGAGAAACACGCAAACAGCTCAAAGAGGAAACTCAGCTCAGACTG GATGTCGAGAAGGAGTTGGAGGTGCAGATAGGGATGAAGCAAGAGATAGAGCTGTCCATGAAGATGCTAGAGAAGGACATCTGTGAAAAACATGATGCTTTGGTGGAGCTCAGACAGCAGCTAGATGAAATGCGTACACTCAACCATGAGCTCTCCATTAAGTCACAG GGCTCAGAGGCCGGTGCAAAACAGAAAAATGACATCATCAGCCGGTTGGAGGAGAAAACAAACCAGATGGGGAGCATTATTAAACAGCTGGAGAGCAG ATGTAAGAAGGCGGAACGAGAGCGGGACCTGGCTGACGAGGCCAATCGACTCTTCAAGCAGGAGTTTGGAGACAAGATTGAGAGTCTGCAGGAAGAGGTGGAGCAGTTACGCAGACAGCG ATGGCTTTTGGAACAAGAGCTCCGGAAATGGCGCGAGAACCCTGGAGGCCACATACCTGAAGCTCTGTTAGGAAAAACCCCACCTCAGAGAGACATGAGACAGCATGTGGAGGACATCAGAAGG gAGTTAGAGtctgttaaaaaagaaaatgatacatTGCGTTGTGCATTTGAGGAAAAGTCAAGTCCGAGTTCCAGTTT GACGCTGTCACATGAAGATAAACAG GACCAGTCTCTTTGTAAAGTCACTGACCCTATCATCTGCCCGATGTGTGAAAACCAAGACTCTCTGACTACACCCAAG agGCAATGTAAGAACTGCAGTGGTGTGTTCTGTGAGAACTGCATGGCCAATGAACTTCCTCTGCCCTCCTCCATCAACCCTGAACTTGTGTGTGACGTTTGCTACTCACAGTTACTGCAGCAGTACTCGTCCTCTCCTTCCTGA
- the rufy3 gene encoding protein RUFY3 isoform X5, producing the protein MLTDSWEDFTDLVEQMQMLDEFKDPKDPIAIERLNLMNMAKLSIKGLIESALNLGRTLDSDYAPLQQFFVVMEHCLKHGLKSKKTFLGQNKSFWGPLELVEKLTPEAGEITASVKDLPGLKTPLGRGRAWLRLALMQKKLSDYMKTIINRKDLLSEFYEPNALMMEEEGAVIAGLLVGLNVIDANLCMKGEDLDSQVGVIDFSMYLKDSTHSSKSTEGDGQITAILDQKNYVEELNRHLSASVNNLQAKVDALEKSNTKLTEELAVANNRIITLQEDLERVKEESSYFVESSRKASGADGTANGQVLGETRKQLKEETQLRLDVEKELEVQIGMKQEIELSMKMLEKDICEKHDALVELRQQLDEMRTLNHELSIKSQGSEAGAKQKNDIISRLEEKTNQMGSIIKQLESRCKKAERERDLADEANRLFKQEFGDKIESLQEEVEQLRRQRWLLEQELRKWRENPGGHIPEALLGKTPPQRDMRQHVEDIRRELESVKKENDTLRCAFEEKSSPSSSLTLSHEDKQDQSLCKVTDPIICPMCENQDSLTTPKRQCKNCSGVFCENCMANELPLPSSINPELVCDVCYSQLLQQYSSSPS; encoded by the exons atgttaacag ACTCATGGGAGGATTTCACAGATTTGGTGGAGCAAATGCAAATGCTTGATGAGTTTAAAG ATCCCAAGGACCCCATTGCCATAGAGAGGCTTAACCTGATGAACATGGCCAAGCTGAGCATCAAGGGCTTGATTGAGTCTGCACTGAACCTGGGCCGCACACTGGACTCTGACTATGCCCCACTGCAGCAGTTTTTTGTCGTCATGGAGCACTGTCTGAAACACGGACTTAAAA gtaagaAGACGTTCCTTGGCCAGAATAAGTCTTTTTGGGGTCCTCTGGAACTTGTAGAAAAGTTGACTCCAGAAGCTGGTGAGATCACAGCCAGCGTCAAAGACCTTCCTGGGCTCaa AACCCCATTAGGAAGAGGCAGAGCATGGCTTCGTCTGGCCTTAATGCAGAAAAAGCTCTCAGACTACATGAAGACCATCATCAACCGAAAGGACCTACTAAG TGAATTCTATGAGCCCAATGCTCTTATGATGGAGGAGGAAGGAGCTGTGATCGCTGGGCTGTTGGTGGGCCTGAATGTCATTGATGCTAACTTGTGTATGAAAGGGGAAGATTTAGACTCACAG GTTGGAGTCATAGATTTTTCCATGTATCTAAAAGATAGCACGCACAGCAGCAAAAGCACAGAAGG TGATGGACAGATCACAGCTATTCTTGACCAGAAGAATTACGTTGAGGAACTGAACAGACATTTAAG TGCGTCAGTGAATAACTTGCAAGCCAAAGTGGATGCACTGGAAAAATCCAACACAAAACTTACAGAGGAG CTTGCTGTGGCAAACAACAGGATCATCACTCTGCAGGAGGATCTGGAAAGGGTGAAGGAGGAAAGCTCTTACTTTGTGGAGTCTAGTCGCAAG GCATCAGGGGCAGATGGTACCGCAAACGGTCAAGTGCTTGGAGAAACACGCAAACAGCTCAAAGAGGAAACTCAGCTCAGACTG GATGTCGAGAAGGAGTTGGAGGTGCAGATAGGGATGAAGCAAGAGATAGAGCTGTCCATGAAGATGCTAGAGAAGGACATCTGTGAAAAACATGATGCTTTGGTGGAGCTCAGACAGCAGCTAGATGAAATGCGTACACTCAACCATGAGCTCTCCATTAAGTCACAG GGCTCAGAGGCCGGTGCAAAACAGAAAAATGACATCATCAGCCGGTTGGAGGAGAAAACAAACCAGATGGGGAGCATTATTAAACAGCTGGAGAGCAG ATGTAAGAAGGCGGAACGAGAGCGGGACCTGGCTGACGAGGCCAATCGACTCTTCAAGCAGGAGTTTGGAGACAAGATTGAGAGTCTGCAGGAAGAGGTGGAGCAGTTACGCAGACAGCG ATGGCTTTTGGAACAAGAGCTCCGGAAATGGCGCGAGAACCCTGGAGGCCACATACCTGAAGCTCTGTTAGGAAAAACCCCACCTCAGAGAGACATGAGACAGCATGTGGAGGACATCAGAAGG gAGTTAGAGtctgttaaaaaagaaaatgatacatTGCGTTGTGCATTTGAGGAAAAGTCAAGTCCGAGTTCCAGTTT GACGCTGTCACATGAAGATAAACAG GACCAGTCTCTTTGTAAAGTCACTGACCCTATCATCTGCCCGATGTGTGAAAACCAAGACTCTCTGACTACACCCAAG agGCAATGTAAGAACTGCAGTGGTGTGTTCTGTGAGAACTGCATGGCCAATGAACTTCCTCTGCCCTCCTCCATCAACCCTGAACTTGTGTGTGACGTTTGCTACTCACAGTTACTGCAGCAGTACTCGTCCTCTCCTTCCTGA